The Candidatus Zixiibacteriota bacterium genomic sequence CTGCTTTTAGGAATTTTAAGCAGGACGACACCTCAGTCAAATCTCTACTCGAATTTTATGCCCCTGAGGTTAGGCACAGGACTTTTGATCTTAGCTTTATCTTTTCCGGTCTTCAAAACAATCATAGAAAAATTACTTTTGAATACAAACTCGGAAGTAACTGAGGTTTTAAAAAATCTTAGATGAAAGTGATTTGTCAAAAAAAAATGGAGTGTCCCTCCTCTGGCGTGACTAAAATGAAGTTTTCTTTTTCTCAACTGATCAGGTAAAGCTAAAGCTTTACACTCCAGCTATTCTTTCCAAAGGCACTAAAAATGTTTAACCAAGATTACCAGGATAAAACTGAACCAGCCTCTCCCCGCAAAAAGGAGGAGGCTCGAAAAAAAGGTTATGTGCCTCTATCGATAGAGTTAAACTTTTCCTTTGTTCTGTTAAGCTTTTTCCTGGTTTTAGCTTGTCTTTTCTTCCCTCTGTTATCTGCAGCTAAAGAAGTCTTCAAGTATAACTTTAACAAGATAATCTCGCCGGATTTGAGTCTGCGGAGTTTTGAATCGTTCTTTTATAATTGGTCGACCTATTTCTTTAAGATAATCCTTCCGCTGGCTTTATTACCCTTAATACCGGGAATTCTTTCTCATCTATTACAATCGAATTTTCTTCTGACTTTTAAAACTCCATTCTCAAGCAGAGGAAGATTCAATTCCATAGGATACCAATCTTCAGGATTGACTTCGAGATTGTCCAGGTTTCTCTCGAAAACAACTTTATATGAAGGGATAAAATTCAGTCTGAAACTCGGTGCATTAGGTTTTCTTGGGTTTTTGCTGATCAAAAAAGAGCTTCCTAATCTGTTAACGCTGTCTGACAGAAATGCTGTCGAGCTTCTTACATATTTCTCATCAATTTTATTCAAGCTCGGACTGGGAGTTGTAGGGGTTTACTTAGTTTTCGGAATGGGGGACTATCTGTTCCAGAGATGGCAATATCAGAAGGAAATGAGAATGACCAGAGAAGAGCTTATAAGAGAACTAAGAGAAGAGGAAGGTTCTCCTGAGATTAAGGGAGCCTTTAGAGATTTCATAAGATAAAGAAGATGAGTAAATGACTAATCAACAGAAAAAAAATATAAAAGGTTACTCAGAGTCGATTCTCCTTGCAGGGATTTTGATCGGGGTCTTTTCACTGGTACTTCCTCTGCCTTCCTTTGTATTGGACCTTCTCATAGCTTTTAACCTGACTTTTTCAATTCTGCTTTTGCTTCTGGTTCTACAGGTTAAAAGACCACTTGAATTCTCTTCCTTTCCAGGGCTGATCTTAATCTACACTCTCTTTCGACTAAGCCTGGGATTAGGCTGCACCAGAGCAATCCTGAGCCAGGCTAATGCTGGAAAGATAGTTTCAGCCTTCGGGAACCTGACAATCAGAGGTGATTATGTAGCCGGGCTCCTGGTTTTGCTGGTCCTCTTCTTAATTCAGTTCTTAGTCATAACAAAAGGTGTAAACCGCACCTCTGAAGTGATTGCCAGGTTCTTTCTGGATTCTCTTCCAGGAAAACAGATGGCGATTGAAGGGGAATTGAATTCAGGACTGATCAATCAGGATGAAGCCAGAAGAAGAAGGGAAGAAGTGTCAAAAGAGGGAGATTTCTATGGTTCGATGGAGGGTGCAATCAAATTTGTCAGAGGAGAGGCGATACTTTCCTTCATCCTGATCCTCATAAACCTGATAGCCGGGTTTGCGATTGGGATGTTGAAGAAAGGGATGGGTTATCAGGACGCTTTTAGAACCTATGCACTTCTTGCGGCCGGCTTAGGTCTGGTCCTTCAGATGCCGGCTTTGCTTACCTCCTCGACATCGGGTTTGATAATCACCCGGGCTTCAGCCAGAAAGAGCTTAGCCTCTGATCTTTTAAGCGAGTATGTTCCTCACCCAAAGACTTTGATTCTTGCCGTAGGTGCCATTTTACTTTTAGGAGCCTTATCGGGTTTTTCCTTAGTTGCTTTTCTTCCTCTGGTGGTAATAGGCGGTTCCCTGGGATATTTTTTATTGAGAAAAAAAGGAGAAGAGCATCATCCAGAGGAAGAAGAGAAAGGGATATACCCGGAGTCAAAGGCAGAAAAGAACAAAACTCCAGTCGAGCCGATAAGAATAGACCCTATCAGGATTGAGTTAGGTTACGGGTTGCTCTCGCTTGCACAGAGTTCATCTTCGGACAACCTTTTTCAGACTATTCCAGCCTTAAGAAAGGAAGTAGCCTCAGAACTGGGTATAAGACTTCCCCAGGTCAGGGTAAGAGATAATCTAAATCTCAAGCCATTTGAATATTCCATAATCCTGAAAGAAATGGAGCTGGCTCGAAAAGAGCTTTTTACTGATAAGTTTCTGGTTATAAATCCAGGCGACCTCCCTGAAATTGAAGGAGACGATACGATTGAGCCTGCATTTAATCTCCCGGCTAAATGGATAGATCAGGATAGAAAAAAGGAGGCTGAGGATAAAGGATATAATCTAATAGAACCAAAAGCGGTTCTGACTACTCACCTGTTTGAGCTTTTTAAAGAAAATGCTTATGAGCTGTTCGGTCTGCAGGAAACCAAAGACCTTTTGGAAGAGCTGAAGATACAGTATCCCGCTTTAGTAGAGGAAATCTATCCTGGAAATCTCTCGCTGGTGACCATTCAAAAAGTCTTTCAGGGTCTTTTAAAGGAGAAAGTTCCAGTAAAGGATTTGCTCACCATCTTTGAAGTGTTAGCAGAAAAGAGTCCACAGATAAAAGAGCCTGTGCTTCTGACTGAAGCGGTTCGGGCAGGACTGAAAAGAACCATTACCCGGCAGTATCTGGATTCTGAAGAAAAGATAACCGTTTTTACCCTGGACCCGAAATTAGACCAGATTTTCTCTCCTTCAGGCGAGCTTACAGATTTTAAGCTGGACCTTAAGCCTGAGCTTGCAGGAAGATTAGTAAACGAATGCAGACAAAAAACTGAAGAGCTTAAGAGCAAAGGCCTTAAGCCAGCAGTCTTGCTTTCCTCCAAAGCCAGATATCCCTTCAGACGATTTATAGGAGAGAGCATTCCGGATTTAGGGGTGCTTTCCTATGAAGAGATTGTTTCCGGGACCAGGGTTTATTCTATAGGTAGCATAAGCCTGGAAAATGAATTCACGGGGGAAGTGGGGTTGAAGAAGGAATTAAAACCAGAAAGGTTGTGAAAAAAACCGATGAAACGGACGATAATAATAATTGATCCTTTAAATCAGCTCACCTTAAAAGCCATAAAACTGTCAGGGGGTAAAAGATGACCATGGAAAAGGATTGGGGCGTTTACCTGAAAAGTAAAGACCCGATTAGAAGAGAGAAGCTTTTAGCCGAATATCTCCCATTAGTCAAAAGCGTAGCCGGGAGGATGGCTCTCGGTTTTCCCAAATCAGTGGAGCTACAGGACCTGGTAAGCACCGGGGTAATCGGTCTGGTGGAAGCCTTCTCCAATTTCGATCCCTCAAGGGGGGTCAAATTCGAAACCTATGCGGTCCCTCGCATAAGAGGAGCAATCCTGGATGAATTAAGAGCGCTGGACTGGGTGCCACGATCTACCCGAGCAAAATCCAGGGAGATAGACCGGGCTTTAACCAGGCTGGAGAATAAATTAGGACGAATACCCACTGATCGGGAGCTGGCTAAATTTTTGAAGATCCCGGTTGAAGAGATCCATTCGGCTAAAGGGGATCTATCTTGCTCCATCGTCCTCTCCTTAGATGACCTGGTCTATAAAGAGGAGGACAATCGCCAGATCCCCCGGATAGAAACAGTAGAAGCTGCTGCTCGCGAAAATATCCTGAACGACCTGGAGAAAAAGGAGCTGAAAGCTTTTCTGGTATCTGCGATTAAGCATCTCTCTGAACAGGAGAGGTTAGTCATAGCCCTTTATTATTACGAGGAGATGACCCTGAAGGAGATAGGCGAGGTCATGACCATCTCTGAATCCAGAGTCTCCCAGATCCACACTAAGGCAGTTATGAAATTGAGAGGAATGATTCGAGATAAATTTGCCCTTTAAAATATGAGCCAAGAGGAAGTTTTCAGAAGCGGCATCTCCCAGATATCGTCTGGAAAAAGAGTCCGCAGAGGTGAAAAATCGATTATAAAGGTGAAAAAACGCTCCTCGCCCAGACCAAAGATGAATAACGAGTCTCAACTCACCCAGAAGGAAAGAACCGGGGTGAAAGACGGGGATGCAGGGAGAAAAAATCAAGTTCATATTGATGTAACCATTTAAAAGGTCAAAAAAGGCGGGTGAAAAGATGGTT encodes the following:
- a CDS encoding FliA/WhiG family RNA polymerase sigma factor; protein product: MTMEKDWGVYLKSKDPIRREKLLAEYLPLVKSVAGRMALGFPKSVELQDLVSTGVIGLVEAFSNFDPSRGVKFETYAVPRIRGAILDELRALDWVPRSTRAKSREIDRALTRLENKLGRIPTDRELAKFLKIPVEEIHSAKGDLSCSIVLSLDDLVYKEEDNRQIPRIETVEAAARENILNDLEKKELKAFLVSAIKHLSEQERLVIALYYYEEMTLKEIGEVMTISESRVSQIHTKAVMKLRGMIRDKFAL
- a CDS encoding flagellar biosynthesis protein FlhA, encoding MTNQQKKNIKGYSESILLAGILIGVFSLVLPLPSFVLDLLIAFNLTFSILLLLLVLQVKRPLEFSSFPGLILIYTLFRLSLGLGCTRAILSQANAGKIVSAFGNLTIRGDYVAGLLVLLVLFLIQFLVITKGVNRTSEVIARFFLDSLPGKQMAIEGELNSGLINQDEARRRREEVSKEGDFYGSMEGAIKFVRGEAILSFILILINLIAGFAIGMLKKGMGYQDAFRTYALLAAGLGLVLQMPALLTSSTSGLIITRASARKSLASDLLSEYVPHPKTLILAVGAILLLGALSGFSLVAFLPLVVIGGSLGYFLLRKKGEEHHPEEEEKGIYPESKAEKNKTPVEPIRIDPIRIELGYGLLSLAQSSSSDNLFQTIPALRKEVASELGIRLPQVRVRDNLNLKPFEYSIILKEMELARKELFTDKFLVINPGDLPEIEGDDTIEPAFNLPAKWIDQDRKKEAEDKGYNLIEPKAVLTTHLFELFKENAYELFGLQETKDLLEELKIQYPALVEEIYPGNLSLVTIQKVFQGLLKEKVPVKDLLTIFEVLAEKSPQIKEPVLLTEAVRAGLKRTITRQYLDSEEKITVFTLDPKLDQIFSPSGELTDFKLDLKPELAGRLVNECRQKTEELKSKGLKPAVLLSSKARYPFRRFIGESIPDLGVLSYEEIVSGTRVYSIGSISLENEFTGEVGLKKELKPERL
- a CDS encoding EscU/YscU/HrcU family type III secretion system export apparatus switch protein, encoding MFNQDYQDKTEPASPRKKEEARKKGYVPLSIELNFSFVLLSFFLVLACLFFPLLSAAKEVFKYNFNKIISPDLSLRSFESFFYNWSTYFFKIILPLALLPLIPGILSHLLQSNFLLTFKTPFSSRGRFNSIGYQSSGLTSRLSRFLSKTTLYEGIKFSLKLGALGFLGFLLIKKELPNLLTLSDRNAVELLTYFSSILFKLGLGVVGVYLVFGMGDYLFQRWQYQKEMRMTREELIRELREEEGSPEIKGAFRDFIR